The proteins below are encoded in one region of Juglans microcarpa x Juglans regia isolate MS1-56 chromosome 4D, Jm3101_v1.0, whole genome shotgun sequence:
- the LOC121259660 gene encoding probable mitochondrial adenine nucleotide transporter BTL3 — translation MLLGLDLRFGNSYSQEQSNSYDTNLLCEINSNLSLFVSGGLFLEHTIPSSFINSISSRSSSVGLPGSVSSCIRGRKPVVFGAFRPEKNVGFLTVSLKSDGFVRENGQEGSEKSSTLEGADAVVEQGKKPKLKLRGGYAMNTTMHLWAGAVAAMVSRTFVAPLERLKLEYMVRGEQKDLFELIKTIAASQGLRGFWKGNLVNILRTAPFKAVNFYANDTYRKQLLKLSGNEETTNFERFFAGAAAGITATILCLPLDTIRTKMVAPGGEALGGVIGAFRHMIRTEGFFSLYKGLVPSIISMAPSGAVFYGVYDILKSAYLHSPEGRKRIQNMSQQGQELSALDQLELGPIRTLLYGAIAGACAEAATYPFEVVRRQLQLQVRATKLGALATCVKIVEQGGIPALYAGLIPSLLQVLPSASISYFVYEFMKIVLKVE, via the exons ATGCTGCTAGGACTGGACCTCCGCTTTGGCAACTCTTACTCACAAGAACAATCTAATTCTTATGATACAAATCTGCTTTGTGAGATAAATTCCAATTTGAGTTTATTTGTTAGCGGCGGGTTGTTTCTCGAACACACGATTCCTTCGTCATTCATTAACTCAATTTCGTCCAGAAGTTCTTCAGTTGGTTTGCCGGGTTCGGTTTCTTCTTGCATCCGTGGTCGAAAGCCCGTGGTTTTTGGGGCTTTTAGGCCTGAGAAGAACGTAGGGTTTTTGACGGTGAGCTTGAAGAGTGATGGGTTTGTTCGGGAAAACGGACAGGAGGGGTCCGAGAAGTCGTCGACACTCGAGGGAGCCGATGCGGTTGTTGAGCAAGGAAAGAAACCGAAGCTCAAGTTACGGGGAGGCTATGCCATGAACACCACCATGCATCTATGGGCTGGTGCTGTAGCTGCCATGGTCTCCAG GACCTTCGTTGCACCACTCGAGAGACTGAAGCTGGAATATATGGTTCGCGGCGAACAAAAGGATCTTTTTGAACTTATTAAGACTATTGCAGCTTCTCAGGGCTTGAGAGGATTTTGGAAGGGAAACCTTGTCAACATTCTTCGTACAGCTCCATTTAAGGCAGTTAATTTTTATGCTAATGATACATATAGAAAACAATTGCTGAAACTGTCTGGAAACGAAGAAACTACAAATTTTGAGAGGTTTTTTGCTGGTGCTGCTGCTGGAATTACTGCTACTATCCTCTGTTTACCACTTGATACT ATCAGGACCAAGATGGTGGCACCAGGTGGGGAAGCCTTGGGTGGTGTTATTGGTGCTTTCCGTCACATGATCCGAACTGAAGGATTCTTCTCTCTTTACAAGGGCTTGGTACCCTCCATTATAAGTATGGCACCTTCAGGTGCTGTTTTCTATGGTGTGTATGATATACTGAAATCAGCATATCTGCATTCACCAGAAGGGAGGAAGAGAATTCAGAATATGAGCCAGCAGGGGCAGGAACTGAGTGCTTTAGACCAGCTTGAGTTGGGACCGATTAGGACATTATTATATGGGGCTATTGCTGGTGCTTGTGCAGAAGCAGCTACTTATCCATTTGAAGTTGTGAGGAGACAGCTTCAATTGCAAGTCCGAGCAACTAAATTGGGTGCTTTGGCAACTTGCGTCAAGATAGTTGAGCAAGGAGGAATCCCGGCTCTGTATGCAGGACTTATTCCTAGTTTGCTACAG GTACTTCCTTCAGCTTCAATAAGTTACTTCGTCTATGAATTCATGAAGATTGTTCTCAAAGTGGAATGA
- the LOC121259661 gene encoding uncharacterized protein LOC121259661 — protein sequence MKLAMVSLKPVLSPNRRKSIQEFENLSKKRKLEGSREEQFFEKRSKRESTNSILDIELQYLETPLPLEWQRCLDIQSGQIHFYNTRTHKRTSRDPRRSPEPEPASPDEHMSLELQLSILPCESLRKSHADDDNLINRPALGSSTTDHHQFMESNAQVEIKGLGGSARSTPSWLAFDIGDDQHEMVATVCMRCHMLVMLCKSSPSCPNCKFIHPPDQGTPTLFKRRCTLFC from the exons ATGAAGCTAGCTATGGTCTCCTTGAAACCAGTCCTTTCTCCTAACAGAAGGAAGTCGATCCAAGAGTTTGAGAACTTATCGAAGAAGAGAAAGTTGGAAGGTTCCCGAGAAGAACAATTTTTCGAGAAACGATCAAAACGGGAAAGCACGAATTCCATACTTGACATCGAGCTACAGTACCTCGAGACTCCATTACCTCTAGAGTGGCAACGGTGCCTAGATATCCAG tcaGGTCAGATACACTTTTACAACACGAGGACCCATAAGAGGACGTCTAGGGATCCAAGGAGAAGCCCTGAGCCAGAGCCAGCCAGTCCGGACGAGCATATGAGCTTAGAGCTCCAGTTGAGTATCCTACCCTGCGAGTCGCTCAGAAAGAGCCATGCGGACGACGACAATTTGATCAACAGGCCCGCACTTGGTTCGAGTACTACTGATCATCATCAGTTCATGGAATCCAACGCACAAGTAGAGATCAAAGGCTTGGGAGGCTCCGCGCGTAGTACTCCATCGTGGTTGGCATTCGATATTGGGGATGATCAGCACGAGATGGTAGCAACTGTCTGCATGCGATGCCACATGTTAGTCATGCTGTGCAAGTCCTCTCCTTCTTGTCCTAACTGCAAATTCATTCACCCACCAGACCAGGGCACTCCAACCCTATTCAAGAGAAGGTGTACCCTCTTTTGCTAG
- the LOC121259659 gene encoding LOW QUALITY PROTEIN: sugar transport protein 5 (The sequence of the model RefSeq protein was modified relative to this genomic sequence to represent the inferred CDS: inserted 1 base in 1 codon) codes for MAVGGFAVDGPGTGTGFQGKITASVVITCIVAASGGLIFGYDIGISGGVTTMVPFLRKFFPSVLRKAAEAKTNIYCVFDSQVLTSFTSSLYIAGLASSLVASRLTAAIGRKNTMVLGGCTFLTGAAINGGAANIAMLILGRILLGFGVGFTNQATPVYLSEVAPPKWRGAFNSGFQFFIGVGVVAANCINYGTAKHSWGWRLSLGLAIVPAAIMTVGXLIITDTPSSLVERGKLTQAKQSLVKVRGTDADVEAELADLIKSSEVSKAAKREPFVTIFDRQYRPHLVMSIAIPFFQQVTGINIIAFYAPVLFQSVGFGNDSALIAAIILGVVNLCSILVSTFVVDRYGRRFLFTVGGIQMFLCQVAVAAVLAATTGVSGTKHISKGYAILVLVLMCIYAAGFGWSWGPLSWLIPSEIFPMKIRLTGQSISVAVNFGTTFVLSQTFLSMLCHFKYGTFLFYAGWIAAMTIFVALFLPETKGIHLDSMYEVWERHWYWRRFVRRQP; via the exons ATGGCCGTGGGAGGTTTCGCCGTGGACGGACCCGGCACGGGTACCGGCTTCCAAGGCAAGATAACAGCTTCAGTGGTAATCACATGCATCGTTGCTGCTTCCGGTGGCCTCATATTCGGATATGACATCGGAATTTCAG GAGGCGTAACAACAATGGTaccatttttgagaaaattcttCCCATCAGTACTGAGAAAGGCAGCAGAAGCCAAGACAAACATATATTGCGTGTTTGATAGCCAGGTTTTAACATCATTCACATCTTCACTCTACATAGCAGGGCTGGCATCCTCCCTTGTAGCCAGCCGACTCACAGCAGCAATTGGCCGCAAAAATACCATGGTGCTTGGTGGCTGCACCTTCCTTACAGGTGCTGCCATCAATGGCGGGGCGGCTAATATTGCCATGCTTATCTTGGGCCGTATCTTGCTCGGTTTCGGTGTTGGTTTCACAAACCAG GCAACTCCGGTGTACCTCTCGGAGGTGGCACCACCCAAATGGCGAGGTGCATTCAACTCAGGTTTCCAATTCTTTATCGGTGTTGGGGTGGTTGCAGCCAATTGTATAAACTACGGCACTGCCAAGCACAGCTGGGGGTGGCGTCTCTCCCTCGGCCTTGCCATTGTACCTGCTGCTATTATGACGGTAG CACTTATTATCACAGACACGCCCAGCAGCCTCGTGGAACGAGGCAAGCTCACGCAAGCTAAGCAATCCCTTGTCAAAGTTCGAGGTACTGATGCAGACGTGGAAGCTGAACTGGCTGATCTCATCAAGTCGAGTGAAGTTTCTAAAGCGGCTAAAAGGGAGCCATTTGTAACTATATTCGACAGGCAATACCGACCACACCTTGTAATGTCGATTGCgataccattttttcagcaggTGACTGGGATCAATATCATTGCGTTCTATGCACCAGTTCTTTTCCAATCGGTGGGTTTTGGTAACGACTCTGCCTTAATAGCAGCCATTATACTCGGGGTGGTCAACTTGTGCTCAATCCTTGTGTCCACGTTCGTCGTTGATCGGTATGGCCGAAGATTTCTGTTCACGGTGGGTGGGATTCAAATGTTTTTGTGCCAG GTCGCCGTGGCTGCTGTGCTAGCAGCTACAACAGGTGTTTCTGGCACGAAGCATATCTCAAAGGGCTACGCTATATTGGTACTGGTTCTAATGTGCATCTACGCTGCCGGTTTTGGTTGGTCATGGGGCCCTCTGAGCTGGCTCATTCCGAGCGAAATATTTCCAATGAAAATCCGGCTCACAGGCCAAAGCATTAGCGTTGCTGTGAACTTCGGAACCACGTTTGTGCTATCTCAAACATTTTTATCCATGCTATGCCACTTCAAATATGGCACTTTCCTGTTTTATGCCGGCTGGATCGCGGCTATGACTATTTTTGTTGCACTTTTCTTGCCGGAGACAAAAGGAATACATTTAGATTCCATGTATGAAGTGTGGGAGCGGCACTGGTATTGGCGCCGCTTTGTGCGGAGGCAGCCCTAA